In the genome of Candidatus Electrothrix rattekaaiensis, the window GGTCCAGGTAGCTGTGGTCAGTTCAGGAGACTTTGGCAGTCGATTAACACCGGAAAAACAATGGTGGCAAGATGAGAATACCCTACAGACTGTTTGGGCTGAGATGAATAAAATATTGATTATCCTTTTGAGAAAATATGAATTTTGCACTCACTAAACTGTTGCCCTTATTTGTTTATCCTTTGGGCATGACGATCATGCTTTTTCTTGCTGGATTCCTTCTGCTTTGGATACGTCGGAAACGAAGTGCTGTTCTGCTGATCTTCCTCTCTCTCGCTTTGCTTTGGTCTGCTTCAACCCAAGTGGCTGCCGAGTTTGTTTTGCACTCCCTGGAACGTCGTTATCCACCGCTTGCTCTCGAAGAAATACCGACTGCGGATGCGATTGTTCTTTTGGGCGGTGTTACCCGTGGGAGAGTTCCCGGGACCGGCCTGACCGATCTTGGTGGCGGAGTCGATCGAATTGTGCATGCTGCCCGGCTTTTCAAGGCCGGGAAGGCCCCGCTTCTTCTTTTATCCGGGGGCAATGCACCAGGATATCGATCTGAAGCCGAGGATATGGCAGATATCTTGCAACTCATGGATATACCGGCTGATAGCATATTACTGGAGACCAAGAGCAGAAATACGCAGCAAAACGCGCTGTACAGCCAACAAATTTTGCAGCAACAGGGAATCAAAAAGATTCTGCTGGTGACCTCTGCTACCCATATGCGCCGGGCTGAGGCTCTTTTTTCAGGCATTGGAGTATCGGTTCTTCCGGCAGCGACGGATTACCAATTGGTTGAGCGCGCTCCTTCTCTCCTTGACTGGCTACCCCAGGCCGGAGCCTTGGAGATGACAACCAAGGGGATCAAGGAGTATATCGGGTATTGGATGTATCTTATTACAAGGGCTTTGGACCGATGATCAGTATGAATCCAGAAAAGATAACAGGAACAAGAAGGCTGGTGCTGTTTTTTACCACCATCCTCCTGAGCATAGCGGCTGTATCAAACAGCGGTTGGGCAGAACAAAAGGCTGTGAAGAGCAACGGGCAGGAAACTCAAATTATACAAAATATAAAAGATATAAAAGATATACAAGAGCTGGTCATTGCTGATAAGGGGAATGCCTCAGCTGTGATTGTTGTTGCTGAACAGGCCGGTCCCAATGAACTGTTAGCTGCTGAGGATTTGGCAAAGTATATTGAAATGATGTCTGGAGCAACTCCGACAATTGCCAAGACTCCAGAGACGATTGCCGTAGCTCTCAAGGGAAAACAACCGCTCATTATTATTGGTCAAGAGGCCCTCAAGGCGGATAAATCCCTTGTCGCCGCTTTGAAGAAACCGGTCACGGTGAAGGGACTTTTACGCAGCGACGCTATTGTTCTCCGGCGTAAAGATAACCGGGTGTATCTGGCTGGCAGTAATGATCTCAGCCATTATTATGCTGTTATAGAGCTTCTGCGCCGCTGGGGATGCCGATGGTATCTGCCCACGGAGTTCGGTGAGTGTATTCCGAAGCAACCTCGACTGACTCTCGGTGAGCTGGATTATGCCTATGCCCCGCCCTTTGAGATACGGAGCTATTGGATTTCCTGGGTCGGTGATCGCACTGGTATGGAGGAGTTTCAACGGCGTAATTTTATGACCCTTGGCAAGGGAGATTTTCCTCCGACAGGGCATGCTCTGGGGAAATATGTTCGGGATCTGAGCGAAAATATCTTTCGAGTCGCCCTGACAGCACCGGAAACAGCAAAACATATTGCGGCTCAGGTGGAGAAAAAATACGCTGCGGGCGAGAGCTTTTCTCTGAGTATGGAGGATGGGGTTTACGAGTCTACCTATCCTGGCGATAAAAAGCTCATGCAGTTGCAATGGGATAAATATTATTTCCGTTGGAGTGTGACGGATCCCTTTTTGGAACTTTATAATAATGTGGCAGGCATTCTTCAGAAAAAATTTCCGAACAGCTCGGCCAAGATAGGTTTTCTGGCCTACACCAATATGACCATCCCGCCGGTGCGGGAAATGAAGGCGGAAAAATCCCTTTTCTGTGAGCTGGCCCCCATTGATATTGATCCTATCCACGGTATGGATTCCCTCCAATCACCGCCCCGGCAGGAATATAAGGATTTTCTCTATAAATGGGCTGAGGTGATGGACGGTCGCTTGGCGATCTATGATTACGATCAGGGGATGTTGGTCTGGCGTGACCTCCCCAATCCTTCCCATCAGGCCTTTGCTCAGGATGTGCAGCATTATCGCAAGGCCGGAATTCTGGGTATTAATACGGAAAGCCGCAATGCCATTGCCACCACCTTCCTGAACCTCTACCTGCGCGGTCAGCTGATGTGGAACCCGGATGCAGACATCCAGGCTGAGCTGGCCGAATTCTACGAAAAATTTTACGGGCCAGCGGCAAAACCCATGCAGGCCTATTGGGAGGCCATCTTTCAGGCCTGGGAAGAGACCATTGTCACCGAGCATGAATACTTCCTTGCTCCGGCCATTTATACACCCGGCGTGCTCAAGGTCATGAAGGCCAAGATGAAGGAGGCAGAAGAACTTATTGCTTCGTTGCAAAAAAAGAAATCGCCCACTCGCCGTGAGCAGCTTTATCTGGATCGAATCGCCTTTACTCGAATGAGCTGCGATATAACAACCCTGTATTTAGAAATGGTTAAGGCTGCTGCAACAGATATTGACTATAAAAAGGCAGTGAAACTTGGTGAAAAGGCCTTAGTCATCCGGGAAAAATTAACAGCCATGAACGGAACCTTTACCACCTATAAGGGCATGAAGGTGGAAGATACCGGCTATGCCTGGTGGCCGGGTGAAGTGAAACAGTATCGTGAGCTGAATCAATGGGTGAACGGTGACAAAGGAGAGCTGGTCCTCAAACTGCCCTTGGAATGGGCCTTTCGCCGAGACCCAAAGAATATCGGGGTGAAAGGTAATTTTGCTGCTGGACCCGTGGATTTGACCTTTTGGAAGGCAAATCGAGGGACCTATACCTTGGATCTGCTCAAAGATTATCCTGTCAGCGAATGGGAGCTACTGAAGACGAACCTCTATATGCAGGCCCAAGGCATTCGCAACCCGGATCGGCAAAGTTATACTGGCTACGCTTGGTATCGCACTGAGGTCGACATTCCAGAAGAGCAGTCGGACAAAAATTTGCATCTCCGATTCCCAGGCCTGTTCAACGAATGTTGGCTCTATCTTAATGGTGAAGAATTTGCCCATCGTACACAAAATAAGCTCTGGTGGAATAACGACTATCGCTTTGAGTGGGATGTTGATTTGACCGGAAAACTCAAACAGGGAAAAAATATTGTTGCCCTACGCGTGGACAGTCGGCATCATTTTGCCGGGATGTTTCGCCGGCCTTTTATTTATGCTGCGCGATAAATATCGTCGTTTCTGACGGCAAAGATGATTCTTGAAAAATATAATTAATGGACAGTACAATGAATATACAGCAGGATCTGCAACAACGACTGAAAAAAAAGCCCATTCTTCTCATGACCCATCTCGTGCTCGGGTATCCTTCCTTAGAGGTCAATCGCGAAGTCATTCACCAGATGGCGGATAACGGGGTGGATTGCATTGAACTCCAGATTCCCTTTTCCGAGCCTATGGCGGACGGCCCGGTGATTCTCAAGGCCAATCAGGATGCCTTGGCTTCTGGCATTCGGGTTGAGGACAGCTTTGCCTTTGCCAAAGAAATGGTGCAGGAGTTTCCCCAGGTCAATTTTCTTTTTATGACCTATTATAATATCGTTTTCCGCTACGGCCTGAACGCCTTTATCGAGCGGGCAGCCGATATCGGGATGAAGGGCTTTATTTTTCCCGATTTGCCGCCGGAAGAGGGAGAGGCGTATCTCAGTTTGGCTAAAGAAAAGGATATGGCCGCTGTTATGTTTTTCACCCCGACCTCAACAGATGAACGGATGGCCGAGGTGGCAGGGCAGGGCGGCGGCTTCGTCTACTGTGTGGCCCGGAAAGGGGTGACTGGAAAACAGACTGCTATGGACGACGGCCTTGCTGAGTATCTCCGGCGTTGTCGCCGGGCGACGGATCTTCCGCTGGCTGTGGGCTTTGGGATCAGCAGTCGCATGGATGTTGCTCTGCTGGAGGGCAAGGCGGATATGGCGGTTATTGGCACCGCGACGATTAAACTGGTGGACCAGGAAGGGCCAGAGGCTGTGGGGCCGTTTATTCGTTCGCTGGCTGGAGAGCAGGGGTAAATTCCGGTTGTCGGGTATAACTCTTCAACGAAAGAGAACGCACATCAGGGAGCAGGATATCTTGCTCCCTGATTATAGCCGATGAGGAGTCTGAGGTTCATCCCGTCCTATTGATTATGCAAAATGAGTATCCATTGATTTGATGCGACCGTGGATAGGCGGCACAGCTTGGTCGTCAATCCACACATCAAGGACCGTGGGTAACTGGGCTGTCAGGATATCCTCAACCAATGAGTCGGACAGAGGTACGTTCGCGTCAAGATGAATGCCGTGAGCTCCCAGTCCTTCAGCAATCTTGACATAATCGACCCGTTGAAAGCAGGGTTCCATTGCGTCAGGAACGGCTTTTTTATACAAGCGACGTCCATGATAGACCATGCCCAACATGGCGTTATTCAAGATTACCCAAATCACCGGAACCTTATAGTTGACCGCTGTGGCGACCTCAAAACCGTTCATCAGAAAGGAGCCGTCCCCGACTATGGCCACCACCGGACGGTCGGGAGCGGCTAATCTAGCTCCGACCGGAGCTGCAACAGCATAGCCCATAGAGGCATATCCCAAGGAGACAAAAAAAGAGGCGGGTTGATCAATCGTCATGTAATGCACAGTCCACGCCATAGCCGTACCTGCATCTGCAAAAAAAATTGTATTCTTCGGAAACTTTTCTTGAATATCACAGATGAGCTGAGCAGGATGGTAAAGGTTACCACTTGATGTCATTTCTTCTTTTTTGGCAGGCTTTTTCTTTGGCAGTACCGGTTTTTTTCGCTTTTTTTTCGCCAACTCACCTGACTCTATTATTCGTTTAACAGCCTTTGACAGCTTTCTTAAATTGATCTTTGCATCCCCCTCCATCGGGTGAGATGTAGGATAATTTTTTCCGATTTTTTCTGGATCCACATCCAGATGAATCAAATGACCGGAAGGCTGAATATGCTCGTCCCAGCCGTTGGTCATCAGTTCACTAAAACTGGTACCCACAGCAAAGATTACATCTATGTCACGCGTAATAATGTATTCTTCCGCTACAGGAGAACCAGCGAAGCCCAAGACGCCCAGAGATAATTCATGAGATTCGGGAAAAACTCCCTTTCCCTTGGGCGAAGTGGCTACAGGAATTTGCAAGAGTTCAGCTAGGTCGAGAAGTTCCGACATAGCCTGCGAAAGATAGACTCCCCACCCTGCTATAATTGCTATTTTTCTTGCTTTTACAAGGAGTTCCGCTGTCTTGTCCACATGTTCCGCATCAAAAAGTCGCGTTTTCCCTTGGCTTGGAAATAGAGATAAGTCTTGGCATTCCAAAGTTCTCTTCATAATATCTGCTGGCATATTGAGATGCACCGGCCCCCCGGGATTACTCAAAGCAAGGCGAATAGCCTTTTGCAGCATATACTGACTGCGGTTTTCTGACATCAGGATCCTGCTGTATTTTGTGATACTGCTGAAGATTTTCATAAGATCAATCTGTTCAGGCCCTGACTCCTGTAAAGCCCCTTTGCCGAACAGCGAAGTGGCAACCTGACCGGTTAAGGCGAGTATTGGGATTTGATCGACATATGAGAAAGCCAAGCCGGTAATCAGGTTAGTGGCCCCAGGTCCAGACGTAGAGTAACACACTCCGAGTTTCCCTGATAAGCGGGCGTAACCGTCAGCCATAAAAGCAGCTCCCTCTTCATGTTTTGTCACAACCGGTATGATACCGTACGTATTTTTGTAGAGCGCGGTGTTAAGGTCTTCAATGGCACCTCCGGGAATACCGAACATATATTTGACACCGGTCCGACCTAATACTTCGACGATCATTTCAGCGGTATTCATATCTTACCTCACAGGCAGTATAATTTTTATGGTATCAAAAAGGAATCCCCTCCACCTCTCTTTCCATCTGTTCCCTTGGAAGGCTGGCAATCTCTTTGTCTATCGCAAGAAAAAGATCTTTTACTTTTTTTTCATCATGAAGATTTTTACTGAATCCTGTTGAGAGAGTAATCGTCTCACCAAATCCAGTTGCCCCGATGGCAAGTAACGGGGCGTAGATAACTGGAGGGATGATAACAGCGTCTGTTACTTCAATTTCATCGAACGCAATATCTTCTCCTTTGATAAGCCCCATGTTGGTAAACCACGGTGGGATATCTTTTGGGCCGATCAGATAATTCAGTTTCGAAGTAAGGTTATGGATTGTGCAAGAGGCCCAAGCAGGCAACCATTGTAGACTAAAGATGGAGTTTTTGTTAATATCTAAACCTAGATAGTTCGCCTTGCGATCCTTCATTTGTCCATGTACTAAGGCTATTGTCTCTAGCAGGGTATCTCCAATATCATGCCCAATATTAAGAAGGAACATTTTAGCCAGATTGGTAAGAGCTTCTCCCTGCTGGTTGGCACGATAACGGCGTAAATCGACTGTCACACCAATTCGGAGCGGAGTACCTATATGAGGTTGAATAATTTTATAAAGCCCGCGCAGGATACATGCCGTAAGAATATCATTAACCGTAACTCCATGGTGCCCTGCAACATGCTTGATTCTTTTACATTGGTCAGGGGGGATGTGATGGAGAAGAAAAGTACAATCAGTCGCTGGATGCAGGTGTAGAAAAGGAAAGGTCCAGTTCTTTCTCGGAAAAAGGCTGTCATGCCAGTTTCGCAGACTCAACAGTAAAATTTTGAGCCGATCATATAGACTCAAAAGATCTGTGATTTGCTTAGATGAACGCCTTGCTGGCAGGTTACTTTGCGGCTTAAATGCCGGGTTGATTTTAAGGGTTGCGTAGAAAGAGGAGAGAAGGCGAACATATTCTTTAAGCCCGCCCGCATCTGAAACAATATGGTTTACTCTAATGCAGAGTGTATCTGTTTCCGCCCGAAAAATATGTGCTTGAACCATAGGGTCATTGTAGGGATCACAATCAGAACTCATACATCGGATGAGAGATTCTTTTGGGCAATCGGTTTCAGTTAATCGGCAGAATTCGAGATCGTCAAGATCCTCTCTTCGTTGCCAAAACGGGCCTTTCCTGTTTTCGATAAACCTACACCCCAGAATGGGCTCGGCATCCACGGTGAGTCGGATCGCCTTTGCTAGTCGTTCGAGATCAAGTTTACTGTTAAAAGTTATAATGTAGTGGAGCTGTACATTACAAACATGACGAATGCTTGAAAGAACTTTATCTCCCTTGACGGCTTGAAAGCACGTAGGAGTATCCTTTTTTTCTTTTTTTTTCATGACCGCCATTTTGCAGGTAAAATCTTGGCTACTCTCGTGTTAGAGTTATTCTGGATGATTTACGGACAGAACGTCCGCTCCTCCATCGACAACCCATACGCTGCCCGTCACATAGCCAGCTTCAAGCTGAGCGCATACTACATGCGCAACTTCCTTGGCTTTACCAAGGCGTTTCAGGGGAATATGCTGCTCTAACAATGCATGGCGCGCAGTCCTTTTTTCTTGATCAAGATGTAATTTTTTTAATAAAGGGGTGTCGATAGCACCTGGAGAAACCGCGTTGACTCTAATTTTTTTGGGAGCCAACTCCAAAGCAAGGCTTCGAGTGGCTGCCTCCAAGGCCCCTTTCGTTGCAGCGTACAGTGCTCCTTTGACCAGTCCGTTATTAACGGCGATGGAAGAAATATTCGTAATACTGCCCTGTTTTTTTTCTAGAGCTGGCAATGCTTCCCGTATTAACTCCAACGGCCCTCGGATATTTGTATCAAAAAACAACGCGTAATCAGATAACAATATTGAACCAAAAGGAATAAATGTCGCTATTGCCGCATTATTGACAAGTACATCTAGTCCGTTATCCCCAAAAAAGGACGCCAAGTGCTTTATGTCATCAGGCTTAGCCATGTCAGCAACGACGCATTCAACGTCCATCTCTGTAGCTGCTCTCTTGAGCCTTTCTTTATCGCGACCAGAAATAACAACTGAATAGCCCTTTTCCTTTAACAAAGCTGCTGTTGCGTAGCCTATTCCAGAGTTCCCACCTGTAACCAAAGCTGTTTTAGGTTTTTTTCTTGTCATTTAAAACTGTTGGGTTGTTCTGTGATGATTGTGTTGGTAATTTCTATTGAAATTCCACACGAGTTACAATGGATTTTTCAGCTACACATCTTGCTAAGAAAACAGTTTAAACCTCTCGAGGTAATTACCAAAAAGGCGAGAAATAAATTCGTCGCTTAACCCATAGTTTCCAGCGAAATACTCGTGGAGACCATGTTTATTTTTAGGATTATAAAACAGCCATTTCTTCATTTTTTCTGTAACATTCTTGTTTGGTATAAAATCAAAATAATCATATATGTTATGGGATACCTCCAGAGGGTTTTCTACGAGTTTTTCATAGTTGATATCCAAGAAACGTTCTTCCCCATATTTACTTCGAATTTGCATGTTGTTATCCAACATATTTTTCCAAAACTGTGCTGCGTCTCTGCCAAGCTGGTTACTAACGGGCTTATTTTGAAGATTTTTTCTAACAGTTGTCAGCATGCTGCATAGAGAGGATAGGCTTTGAGCAGGAGATCTATGGGTTTGTATAATACAGGCATCGGGAAAGATCTTAAGCAAATGATCTATCCCGAACATATGAAAAGGGCTTTTCAAAATCCAACGCTTCCTAGAGTTACGAGGAGTGCTAAATTGAAGTATTTGCAGTTGTTTTTTATAATATTTATACACAGGAAGCATATCTTGATGATTCAACCAGTTATAATACGAAGGCAAGTCAAAAAGAATATGAAACAGAGAAGACATAAATTCTTTATCAAGGAGATGAAAGCACTCTTCGGGTTGCCTTATGTATGAAGGATGCATCATGTTGATATTCGGTACAACAGTATTTCGTATTCGAAGAAATTGCGCGGCAGCTCGAATACGTAGGTCACTCTTTTGTGAGTCTGGGTATAATTTTGGGAAAGGCGCAGGGAAGAGCCCCTCCCAGTACGCAAGGGATCTAGCGCAAGAGGCTTGTGTTAACAAACGTTGCAGCAAGGTGGTACCCGTACGTGGTAAACTGATAATAAATAATGGTCGATCTATTCGTTCTTTTTTAATCTCTGGATTTTTTTTACAATATTCCTCAATGGTTAAGCGGCCATAAAGATATGTTGTCATTAGTGAATGAATGTAAAACCAGCCAAATGAGTTGAGGTTTCCTTCGTTCCTGCAAGAATGAAGTAATCTGCTCAAAGCAGTTACGAAATTTGTATTTCCCCAATCATCCAGACCTACTTTTTTGCTGGCCTTGTTCATTAAAAAAACTTCTGATTTTTCTTCTGGATTTCTGTTATAATAACAAGATGCTATTTTTTTTAATCGTTTTTGATACCGGGTCTTCATTTTTTTCTTCTCCGGGAAGAAATAAAACAAGTAGCTTTTTTTGGGGAAATGATTTGGAGCGCATCAATTTGCTGGAAAAACATATTTCACAAGGACTAACTATGCAAAATAAAATAACTTCTGTTGCTTTTTCTTTCATTAAGCCTGAGTTTGTAAACGACGTCATTCAAATATATCAAAATGCTGTTGACAATCACACTGCTCTCAAAGGGTGTGTTGAGATAAAACTATTTAGAAAGATCAGTATTTCAAATGAATTTATGATCGTGTCAAAATGGGACAGTATAGAAGCAAGAAAAAAATATTTAAAATCAGACTTTCATAAAAAAACTATAGAAAAATTGAAAAAGTACAGAGAAAGACCGCCTGTTATGGATGATTTTGAAGAGATTACAGAGAGATTATTCTAAGAGAATTGAGGTATTAAAAGTTTTCCATCTAACCATAGTGCACCATTCCATATCAGATTGCCTAAAAATGGAAAATTAGCTCAGCATAAGCCACCCTTTCTTCCATAGGTATATCATTAGATATAGAGGTCGAAATCGGTTCTCGAATATTTTCATTAAAAATATTGCGTACAGAAAAAGCCAGATCAATATGTTGCGTAATATTATTTTTTCGTATCTTCATATTCGCAATACTGTTATCTTCGATGTTTTCCCGGCTATCATCTTTTGCCCTATGGCGATCGCCGATCCAGAAATATTGCGCATTGAGATACCATTCAGGCATGAAATTCCAGTGTGCGTTAAGGTACAATTGCATGCCAGGCGCGTCGGCCACAACTGTACCTGTATTCCTATCTTCCGAGTCTTGCAAGGCGAAATTGCCGCTCATTGTTAAGGACGGCATAACCTCCCACTCCAGCTCAACCTCGAAGCCATGTCCTTTTTGATTAAGAAAGTTCCGCGCTGTTTTCGTCGTGGCTGGAGAAGGATCAGGAATATAATCAATAAGGCCTTCTATGTCATAAGCAAAAACACTGAGAATAGTTTTTAAAGAAGGCGTAGGTCTATAATCTAAAGCGAATTCATAAGTATCTATGGTTTCCGGTTCAAGGTTTGGGTTACCAAGAACTATCGGGTTATTTTTAACATAGCTCTCGGCAAAAGACGGGGGGCGGAATGCCCGACCATACATGAGCTTACTGGTCAGATCGTAACGTGTTTCCCATACCAAGGCAATACGAGGATTGATGGTTTTCCCAAAATCGCTGTAATGATCGTAACGCACTCCAGTCGTCAATTCCCAGTTTTTAACAAAAGTCCATTCATCTTGTAGAGAGGCATGGAGAATCGTACGATTCTGGTCAGTCATAAACATAGCATCCGTACCTGTAACATCCACCATAGTTCCGTCAATGGTGCTGGGTAATGCTTTGTCATTCAAAACACCTGGCCCAACGTTCTTGGACGACTTGGCATTTTCATCCTGTATTTTTCCCCCTGAAGCAATGCGCCAAACATGCTGGTGCATGCCGTCATATTTGCAAATAAAATCAAAAGCTAACTGATTATCAATAAGGGTTGGATGACCGTAAATGCCCTCAGTGAAAGTCGTTATTCCGGCAGTTGGCGATGTGAAAATGTTACCGTCTGTACCTACGGCAACAGTTGATCCAGGAGGAAGGAACTGATACAGGACGTCTTCTTTACGATAGAGATAATTAAGTTGGGCCGTAAGTGAAAAATTTTCTATCGAATCCTCGTTCTTCCAAGTTATATCACTAAGAATCTGTTCAGAGTTTATTTTGCTTTCCGGCCCTAATGCCCCAGCACTACCAGTACCTCCTTCATAGTCATCTAGAAACCAGCCCCAGAAACGGATTGTCAAGTTTTTACGACTGAAGTTGGCCATGATATTGTAATTTTCAAAATCAGTGTGCAAGGCCCCCGGAGCCAACGAGGCATTCGTGCCAAAGGCTTGATCCAGCGTAGTTTGAAGGTCAGCGTCAATAATACGTTTATCGTCACTGCCGCCTCGCCAATATTCCAATCCTATGCCAACGTCCCAACCTTTGTACTGTCCTCCATGTTGTCCCCAGATATCCAAACCGTCAAAGGAAGACATGCGTACACCAGTATGCATCCCCTCGACTTCAAAACGATCCTTGGTGATAACATTGATAGTGCCTGCAAAGGCATCAGCACCGTAGAGGGCAGAGCCAGGTCCACGTACTACTTCAATACGGGCTATCATAGAGACCGGCAAACGAAAGCCTGCTGGACGGCTACCATTATATGGCTTGGTAAAAGGAATGCCATTCATCAACACCAAGACTTGCGGATTCAGGCTGGTATGGATGCCCCGTATGGAATAGATAGAATCAAGATGGGCAAAAGAAGGTGTAATATGAAGACCGGGCACAGTTTCCAACACCTCGTCAAGGGTGGTGGCACCGAGCTTTTCGATATCTTCTGCTGTAATAACCGAGGCCACTGAAGGAGCCAAGTGAACGGGCTTCAGGCTACCGGTTGCTGTGAGCAAAAGACGATCAGTACGATAGACATCCTCTTCCTGGAGCCCTTGTCCGAACATCTCTTCAAAGGCTTGGATATTTTCTTCGCTTATCGTAAAATCCTCGTTCTCTACTTGGGTTCTTCCTTGCGTATAATTTAAAAGGAGGAAAAGAGCGATTGCGACAGTTGTTTTGTACATATTTCGTCCTTCTCGTAATATATAAATTCAATCAACCACTTGTGTCGCCATGTCAAGGGAGTTCCGGTGCAGGGACAATCCTATGCGCTCAGCGGTAGTACGGTTAATAATAATCTGCGTCCCCAGAGGAGGCATCACTCCTATATAATCGGGATGTTGATGGCGGTTGATGATATTTTTTGCTATAGAGGCAGCCTGTGAACCAATATCAGCTAGATCAGGATTAATAGAAAGTATAAGGCCGTGCTCCGCTATATTTTTCGACTGACCAATACAAGGCAATTTTTCTCTGATACAGCGTATTTTCAGCCAGTCCATATTTTCAAGAGTGTAGATTACCGGGTCGTTCAAGACGAGAAAGGCATCTACCTTTTGCCGCATCTTTTTAAAAGAACGTTGGAAATCTTTTGAGCGAGCGATTTCCTTGCTGTATAATTCAATATTGAAAATTTCAGCTGCCTTCTTGGCCTGTTGCAGCACCTCGCGACTGTGTGGGCTGTATATAACCCCTATTCGTTTAATGTCTGGAGAAAGGATTGTAATGTTGGCAAATTTTGTCCCAGGGGCTATCTCGCCCGCTATGCCAGTCATATTTTTTTGATTCATGAGATTGTATCGTTGCCAGTTTAACACCAAGGCGAAAATCACAGGTATGTCCTGATGCTCGTGAGTCCAGAGTTTAGCAGTGAAGGCCGCTTTGGCACCCAAGGCGAATATTAATCGAGGATTGCTAGAGAAGAGCTTACGTTTGAGAGCAGGATCTTTTTTAATGTCACCTTGCAGGTTAAAAACACGGACAGAGTGGCCGATTTCAGAACGAAAAGCCTTCATAGGGCTATGATAGACGGTTTCGTTATCCGAGAGCAGAAGAGCTACCGGAAGATCAGTATCGGCAGCGAACAGTGATACAGGTAACTGTCCGCACATAACCGACAGAAGAAGTAAAAACACTTTAGCGTGCATAGTTATGCCATGCATCAATTTGCAACATCTCCATGAGATCAGCAGAATCATCGGAGTCATTAGCCTCCAAGAATATTTTTTTCAGCTCCATAATTTTCTCATCCAAAACTTTCCCGTTTCCTGCGCAAAGTATGGGCAGGGGTATAGGCTGTGATTCAGCCAAAGGACGCACAATTTGGAGGATACGGGGATTGATTCTTCCGATTCTCTGTAAATTATTTTTAGAAACCAAGGCCGCATTCACCTGCCCGACAGCCAGTGCGAACAGGGCATCTGAATCCTTTGGGGTCATAATAATGTTTAATGAATTTGATTTGATCTTAAATTGATTAAACAAAAGACGATCCAACAGATCAGGGGTTTCATTCCCCATGGTTGTTATGGCAAGAAGTTTGTTGCTTAGCCCCTGTAAGGTGAGCGTTGAGTCCTGTGATGTTAACAGAACCTTACGATAAGTTGTACGGCCCTTGTGAACTGGTTGCAGAAGAGGTTTCAACT includes:
- a CDS encoding ABC transporter substrate binding protein yields the protein MCGQLPVSLFAADTDLPVALLLSDNETVYHSPMKAFRSEIGHSVRVFNLQGDIKKDPALKRKLFSSNPRLIFALGAKAAFTAKLWTHEHQDIPVIFALVLNWQRYNLMNQKNMTGIAGEIAPGTKFANITILSPDIKRIGVIYSPHSREVLQQAKKAAEIFNIELYSKEIARSKDFQRSFKKMRQKVDAFLVLNDPVIYTLENMDWLKIRCIREKLPCIGQSKNIAEHGLILSINPDLADIGSQAASIAKNIINRHQHPDYIGVMPPLGTQIIINRTTAERIGLSLHRNSLDMATQVVD
- a CDS encoding PhnD/SsuA/transferrin family substrate-binding protein, yielding MINTGYAAGTDSEKFYYFNPDSSQSNLTRLKQEMERFLDKKDLVLNFQPFAKYHDFHREMLENIPAFVFLPDWYYQQSKKKSKLKPLLQPVHKGRTTYRKVLLTSQDSTLTLQGLSNKLLAITTMGNETPDLLDRLLFNQFKIKSNSLNIIMTPKDSDALFALAVGQVNAALVSKNNLQRIGRINPRILQIVRPLAESQPIPLPILCAGNGKVLDEKIMELKKIFLEANDSDDSADLMEMLQIDAWHNYAR